DNA from Agathobaculum sp. NTUH-O15-33:
CTTGATCTCTTCGGAAAGGTCATAAACCTCGCCGTCCACCCGCACGCGGACATAGCCGGATTTGCGCGCGTCCTCCAGCACCTTGGTGTGTTCGCCTTTTTTGCCGCGAATGACCGGGGCCAGAATTTGCAGGCGCGTTTTTTCAGGCAGCGCCATCAGCCGGTCGATGATCTGGTCGATCGTCTGCTGGTGGATTTCCTTGCCGCATTTCGGGCAGTGCGGCGTGCCGATGCGCGCCCATAGCAGGCGCATGTAGTCGTAGATCTCGGTCACCGTGCCGACTGTCGAACGCGGGTTTTTGCTGGTCGTTTTTTGGTCGATCGAGATAGCGGGCGACAGGCCGTCAATATAATCGACATCCGGCTTGTCCATCTGCCCCAAGAACATCCGCGCATAGCTGGACAGCGATTCCACATAGCGGCGCTGCCCCTCGGCATAGATCGTGTCGAACGCCAGAGACGACTTGCCCGAACCGGACAGGCCGGTCAGCACGGTCAGCTTGTCGCGCGGGATCTTGATATCGATATTTTTTAAATTGTGCTCTCTGGCACCCTTCACATGAATATATTCGTGCATATTTATGATAATTCCTCACTTAAATAAGCCGTTGAAATTTCGCCGCTGAGATAGAGCCGCGCGCCGCCCGTTAGCAGCACCCGGTCGCCCGCGAGCGCACAGGCCAGCGCGCCGCCGCGGGCCGAGAGTTGTCTGGCAACAAGCCGCGCTTTGCCCAGCCGTTCCGCCCAGTACGGCGTTAGGTTGCAATGGGCGGAGCCGGTCACCGGGTCTTCGTTCACACCGCTTTTAGGATAAAAGCAGCGGGAAACAAAATCGCAGCTTTCGCCCCGCGCGGTCACGATCACGCCGTCCCCTTGCGGAATTTTTGCCATGGCCGCAAAGTCCGGTTGCAGACCGCGCACGGTCTGCTCGCTGTCCAAAACCACCAGCCAATCGCGCGCCAAATAGGTCTCCAGCGGTTTTGCGCCCAAAGCCGCCTCGATCTGCGGCAACGGCTCGGTCCGCCTCGCGGGCCGGGCCGGAAAATCCAGACGAAAACACTCTTCGACCGCATCCACATAGAGCGGCCCGCTCACGCTCTGGAAGGTCACGCGGTCGGCGTGCGGCTCCAGGTCGTGTCTGATCACAAACGCGCTTGCCAGCGTCGCGTGTCCGCACAGGTCAACCTCGCCCGCCGGCGTAAACCAACGGATCTGGTAAGCGCCGCGCGCGCGGGTCACGAACGCCGTTTCCGGCAGGTTGTTTTCCGCCGCGATACGCTGCATCTGTCTTGTGGAGAGCGGCTGCTCCGGCAGGCACACGCCCGCCGGATTGCCCAAATAGGCGCCTTGCGCGAACGCGTCGACAATAAAATACCGCATCAGCTTTCCCCCGCCGATTCCGCGCCGCGCGACACCGCACGTTCCATATTTCCCGTTTCTGCATAGCGGTTGGTAAAAGGACAATGTACCATGCACTGCCCGCAAATCGTCGTGGCAACGCCGAAGCTCTCCCGCGTCATTTGCAGCATTTGGCGGCGGCACGCCGCGATATCGACCAGTTCATCGCGGTCGGTACCGTTTTTCCACGCGCGGCCGCGCACCGCGCCCGCGGGACAGTATTGCTCGCAGCGGGCGCAGCCGCCGCAGCGCGGCTGCACGGGAACGCCGCAAACGAGCGGCGCGTCCGTCACCAGCGATGAGATACGGACAGCCGAGCCGTACGCTTCGGTCACGAGCAGCGCGCACTTACCGATCCACCCCAGACCCGCCCGCACGGCCACCGTTTTATGGGGCAGCGCCGTGCGCGCGTCGTCCGACTGGGTGACGCGATCGGTGGACAATGCGCGCGCCGCAAAGCCGCGCTCCCGCAAAAAGCGCTCGCCGGCCAATACGATCCCGTTCAAGCGGTCGTTTAAAACTTGATAACAATCGTAATACCGTTTTGTCGGCCCCTGCCGGATATCACGCAGCACCTCGCGCGGAATGCGCACGGCGACCGCGACGCCGTTGGGCAGCGGCGCGCCCGGCACGCCTTTCAGCGCCCCAAAGCCGATCAGATCCGCGCCCCGCGCGGTTAGGACTTCGCGCAGCTCTTCCTCCAGCATCAGCTTTCCTCCAGCGCCTTGATGCGGTCGCGCAGCTCGGCGGCGATCTCGAATTCCAGCATCTTGGCAGCCTCCCGCATCTGTTTGGACAGACGGTCGATCTCGTTTTGCTTTTCGCCCTTGGTGCGCATTTTGCGTTTGCTGTTCTCGGGCACGTTGGACGTGATCTCGATCACATCGGCCACCTTTTTGCGCACCGAGCGCGGCGTAATGCCATGCGCGATATTGAATTCGTTTTGTATTTTGCGGCGGCGTTCGGTCTCGCTCATCGCGCGGTGCATCGACGGCGTGATCTTATCCGCGTACAGCACGACCAAGCCGTGCTCGTTTCGCGCGGCGCGGCCAATGGTCTGGATCAGCGAGGTCTCCGAACGCAAAAAGCCTTCCTTGTCCGCGTCCAAGATCGCGACGAGCGATACCTCGGGCAGGTCCAGACCCTCGCGCAGCAGGTTGATGCCGATCAGCACGTCGAACACCCCGAGACGCAGATCGCGGATCAGCTCCTGTCGCTCTATGGTCTTGACGTCGTGGTGCATATACCGCACCCGGATGCCCGCAGTCTCCAAATAATCGGTCAGATCCTCGGCCATCTTTTTGGTCAGCGTCGTCACAAGCACGCGCTCGCCGCGCGCGGCGCGGTCGTTGATCTC
Protein-coding regions in this window:
- a CDS encoding PhzF family phenazine biosynthesis protein gives rise to the protein MRYFIVDAFAQGAYLGNPAGVCLPEQPLSTRQMQRIAAENNLPETAFVTRARGAYQIRWFTPAGEVDLCGHATLASAFVIRHDLEPHADRVTFQSVSGPLYVDAVEECFRLDFPARPARRTEPLPQIEAALGAKPLETYLARDWLVVLDSEQTVRGLQPDFAAMAKIPQGDGVIVTARGESCDFVSRCFYPKSGVNEDPVTGSAHCNLTPYWAERLGKARLVARQLSARGGALACALAGDRVLLTGGARLYLSGEISTAYLSEELS
- a CDS encoding 4Fe-4S double cluster binding domain-containing protein, coding for MLEEELREVLTARGADLIGFGALKGVPGAPLPNGVAVAVRIPREVLRDIRQGPTKRYYDCYQVLNDRLNGIVLAGERFLRERGFAARALSTDRVTQSDDARTALPHKTVAVRAGLGWIGKCALLVTEAYGSAVRISSLVTDAPLVCGVPVQPRCGGCARCEQYCPAGAVRGRAWKNGTDRDELVDIAACRRQMLQMTRESFGVATTICGQCMVHCPFTNRYAETGNMERAVSRGAESAGES